One Nitrospiria bacterium DNA segment encodes these proteins:
- a CDS encoding transketolase C-terminal domain-containing protein, whose protein sequence is MSESLETEQKTNPQGDVISSTPVVKTEPGKDPHAEAKKQRVVSPDYFFFEAPRNKEFITGSEAGKEAIRRANVDFSIAYPITPQSETMQLIGVLYGEGYIKEYYRGEEEYGVMSTMAGASRAGVRCFTATAGPGTLRGIEPIASWPGHRLPAVAIFTCRVVNAPLAIQPDNIEITYLLNCGMVLFHAENQQDVFDFILKGFLISEANDVTLPVGVAYDGFFVTHARGYVWMPPKNIKIPPREPYRGAVPVLDAENPPARLQRDAPVQKSNFMSYNIHNVWQQEVWAATERSRKYINHYMGGLLEIQDPDAEIILVASGSAAAQSREAVRLLAEQGVRAGLVKIRSLRPFPNRELQEACKKAKLIVCPEYNYVGWMAKEVKSALYGELENNPLIVGGPRVFGGMSLPVELIVETVMGGLKKVSPGRFQNSKSGKSNGGEKDPNKMTDDDKENLGHFMQNI, encoded by the coding sequence ATGAGTGAATCCTTAGAAACAGAACAGAAAACAAATCCGCAGGGTGATGTGATCAGTTCAACCCCGGTGGTAAAGACAGAACCAGGAAAAGATCCCCACGCGGAAGCCAAAAAGCAAAGGGTGGTTAGTCCGGACTATTTCTTTTTCGAAGCTCCCAGAAATAAGGAGTTTATCACGGGTAGCGAAGCTGGCAAGGAGGCTATTCGTCGCGCCAATGTAGATTTTTCCATTGCATACCCCATTACACCTCAAAGTGAAACGATGCAGCTGATTGGGGTTTTGTATGGAGAAGGATATATTAAGGAATATTATCGCGGGGAAGAAGAATATGGTGTGATGTCCACGATGGCAGGAGCCTCCCGTGCAGGGGTTCGGTGTTTCACTGCAACCGCTGGCCCCGGGACATTACGGGGGATTGAACCTATTGCTTCTTGGCCGGGACATCGTCTTCCTGCTGTTGCCATTTTTACCTGTCGTGTGGTGAATGCGCCATTGGCAATTCAACCGGATAATATCGAAATCACGTATCTTTTGAATTGCGGAATGGTTCTATTTCACGCGGAGAATCAGCAGGACGTGTTTGACTTTATTCTGAAAGGATTTTTAATTAGTGAAGCCAATGACGTTACCCTTCCAGTGGGAGTTGCCTATGACGGCTTTTTCGTCACCCATGCGCGAGGATATGTGTGGATGCCCCCTAAAAATATTAAAATTCCTCCCCGGGAGCCTTACCGCGGGGCTGTTCCCGTTCTCGATGCAGAAAATCCCCCGGCGAGGCTTCAGCGAGATGCCCCGGTGCAGAAAAGTAATTTTATGTCCTACAATATTCATAATGTTTGGCAACAGGAGGTTTGGGCTGCCACAGAGCGTTCAAGGAAATACATCAATCACTATATGGGTGGCCTGTTAGAAATTCAAGATCCTGATGCTGAGATTATACTGGTTGCCTCCGGATCTGCAGCAGCTCAATCTCGAGAGGCAGTTCGACTCCTTGCAGAACAAGGCGTTCGTGCCGGGTTGGTAAAAATTCGTTCCCTTCGCCCATTTCCAAACCGTGAGCTTCAGGAAGCCTGCAAGAAAGCAAAATTGATTGTTTGTCCAGAATATAACTATGTGGGCTGGATGGCAAAAGAAGTGAAATCAGCCCTTTATGGAGAGCTTGAAAATAATCCTCTGATTGTTGGTGGTCCAAGAGTGTTTGGTGGAATGTCTTTACCGGTTGAGTTGATCGTTGAGACCGTGATGGGAGGGTTAAAGAAAGTTTCTCCGGGGCGGTTTCAAAACTCAAAAAGTGGGAAGTCCAATGGCGGGGAAAAGGATCCTAATAAAATGACGGATGATGATAAAGAGAATCTCGGTCATTTTATGCAGAATATTTAA